One genomic segment of Scylla paramamosain isolate STU-SP2022 chromosome 9, ASM3559412v1, whole genome shotgun sequence includes these proteins:
- the LOC135103554 gene encoding LOW QUALITY PROTEIN: 5'-nucleotidase domain-containing protein 1-like (The sequence of the model RefSeq protein was modified relative to this genomic sequence to represent the inferred CDS: inserted 1 base in 1 codon; deleted 1 base in 1 codon): MPEWSVSIECSEYHEESFTVTATMVLHTVKDEEEESLQEKVMKKKYYCKNNKKKKQPPFSDCDTFKFSDYDCIGFDLDNTICRYKVGEIMRLEYDLIANYMVNRYGYEPELLLPLDDDIDFLQKGLLLDIKRGNFLKCSPTGRILRATHGTRPMFDDDIVAVYGKERVWEPVIDFXENASTDHPVNGKTPVLRSFKDYFDMPAAVAMARAVDAQDNTEGGPAEEYDIWPDVHVAMCNMYRREHFRKDEGGFFPEVRYHPEKYIYEASDRLKRWLKAVNEHTYTALISGSSIDYASHIARYVLGPDWREYFDIMICTAKKPGFFTMDRPFRCLVGPDDGDVVPTHKLRIDGTYSGGNWRDLQELIKQETGLDQPHCLYVGDHLAQDVLTPDKEGVDTVAIVEELAAEGMVGDRMEHDAGSDLMSTYWGSFFTTDGDKSVIGVDRINTLYGSVPLKHSRIAVPSLEVVARFPIRHQYEAFSQETSGFFPGDPVILHF; encoded by the exons ATGCCCGAGTGGTCTGTCTCAATAGAGTGCAGCGAGTACCACGAGGAAAGCTTCACTGTCACCGCCACCATGGTGCTGCACACCgtcaaggacgaggaggaggagtctctccaggagaaagtgatgaagaagaagtactattgcaaaaataacaagaagaagaagcagcctCCCTTCTCCGACTGTGACACCTTCAAGTTTAGCGACTATGACTGCATCGGCTTCGACTTGGACAACACCATTTGCCGCTACAAGGTGGGCGAGATCATGCGTCTCGAGTATGACCTCATTGCAAACTACATGGTGAACCGATATGGATACGAGCCCGAgctgctgctgcctcttgaCGATGACATAGACTTTCTGCAGAAAGGTCTCCTCTTGGACATCAAAAGGGGCAACTTCCTCAAGTGCTCGCCGACAGGCCGCATCCTGCGTGCCACGCACGGCACGCGGCCAATGTTCGATGATGATATTGTCGCCGTCTACGGAAAGGAGCGTGTGTGGGAGCCAGTGATCGACT ATGAGAACGCCTCAACTGATCACCCAGTCAACGGCAAGACTCCTGTGCTGCGCTCCTTCAAAGATTACTTCGACATGCCTGCCGCTGTGGCGATGGCCAGGGCAGTGGACGCGCAGGACAACACGGAGGGAGGCCCAGCGGAGGAATACGACATCTGGCCTGACGTCCACGTCGCCATGTGCAACATGTATCGGAGAGAACACTTCCGCAAAGATGAGGGCGGCTTTTTCCCTGAAGTCAGATACCATCCAGAGAAGTACATTTACGAGGCCAGCGACAGGCTAAAGCGGTGGCTCAAAGCCGTCAACGAACACACATACACGGCCCTCATCTCAGGCTCCAGCATCGATTATGCCTCACACATCGCCCGCTACGTGCTCGGCCCAGACTGGCGTGAATATTTTGACATCATGATCTGCACTGCAAAGAAACCCGGGTTCTTCACCATGGATCGGCCCTTCCGCTGTCTTGTGGGGCCTGATGACGGCGATGTAGTTCCCACCCACAAGCTGCGCATTGACGGGACCTACTCTGGCGGCAACTGGCGAGACCTACAGGAACTTATCAAGCAAGAGACAGGCCTGGACCAGCCCCACTGCCTCTACGTGGGGGACCACCTGGCGCAGGACGTGCTGACGCCGGACAAGGAAGGAGTGGACACT GTGGCCATCGTGGAGGAGCTGGCGGCCGAGGGCATGGTTGGAGATAGGATGGAACACGACGCCGGCTCTGACTTGATGAGCACCTACTGGGGCTCCTTCTTCACTACGGACGGCGACAAAAGTGTGATAGGGGTGGATCGCATCAACACCCTTTACGGCAGCGTCCCGCTCAAGCACTCCCGCATAGCAGTGCCGTCCCTCGAGGTGGTGGCGAGATTCCCAATCAGGCACCAGTACGAGGCCTTTAGTCAAGAAACGTCGGGATTCTTCCCTGGCGATCCCGTCATCCTTCACTTCTAA